Proteins encoded together in one Catellatospora citrea window:
- a CDS encoding agmatinase family protein has translation MGFAHHHHGQHHHGDHRHGSPEDNALREQHGLHEHYGPEAAYAVAREAELPTTKWEEEIARGLEYGLPGADSIVDRRIPTFSRGELPHFAGINTFLKAPYLEDVRRCGEYDVAVLGAPFDGGTTYRPGTRFGPQGIRRISALYGPYSFELGVDLRESITIADLGDVFTIPANIEKTFDQISKAVGHVYASGAFPVVLGGDHSIGYPTVRGVAEHLQGNLGIIHFDRHVDTQETDLDERMHTTPWFHATDIPNVPPKNLVQIGIGGWQAPRPGVQVGRERGTTIMTVTDCVEMGIEAAAERALEVAWDGAEAVWLSFDVDCLDAAFVPGTGWPEPGGFLPREVLKFIQLIAERPLAGIEIVECSPPYDNADITSLIATRVICDTLGCLVRAGHLPRRNS, from the coding sequence ATGGGCTTCGCCCACCACCATCACGGCCAGCACCATCACGGCGACCACCGCCATGGCTCGCCGGAGGACAACGCGCTGCGCGAGCAGCACGGCCTGCACGAGCACTACGGCCCCGAGGCTGCGTACGCCGTCGCGCGCGAGGCCGAGCTGCCCACCACGAAGTGGGAGGAGGAGATCGCCCGCGGGCTGGAGTACGGCCTGCCCGGCGCGGACTCCATCGTCGACAGGCGGATCCCGACGTTCTCCCGCGGCGAGCTGCCGCACTTCGCCGGCATCAACACGTTCCTCAAGGCCCCGTACCTGGAGGACGTGCGCCGGTGCGGCGAGTACGACGTCGCCGTGCTGGGTGCCCCGTTCGACGGCGGCACGACCTACCGCCCCGGCACCCGGTTCGGCCCGCAGGGCATCCGGCGCATCTCCGCGCTGTACGGCCCGTACAGCTTCGAGCTGGGTGTGGACTTGCGGGAGTCGATCACGATCGCGGACCTGGGTGACGTGTTCACCATCCCCGCCAACATCGAGAAGACGTTCGACCAGATCTCCAAGGCCGTCGGCCACGTGTACGCCTCGGGCGCGTTCCCCGTGGTCCTCGGCGGCGACCACTCCATCGGCTACCCCACCGTGCGCGGCGTCGCCGAGCACCTGCAGGGCAACCTCGGCATCATCCACTTCGACCGCCACGTCGACACCCAGGAGACCGACCTCGACGAGCGGATGCACACCACCCCGTGGTTCCACGCCACGGACATCCCCAACGTGCCCCCGAAGAACCTGGTGCAGATCGGCATCGGCGGCTGGCAGGCCCCGCGGCCCGGCGTCCAGGTCGGGCGGGAGCGCGGGACCACGATCATGACGGTCACCGACTGCGTCGAGATGGGCATCGAGGCCGCCGCCGAACGGGCCCTGGAGGTCGCCTGGGACGGGGCCGAGGCGGTGTGGCTGTCCTTCGACGTGGACTGCCTGGACGCCGCGTTCGTGCCCGGCACCGGCTGGCCCGAGCCGGGCGGCTTCCTGCCCCGCGAGGTGCTCAAGTTCATCCAGCTCATCGCCGAGCGGCCGCTGGCGGGCATCGAGATCGTGGAGTGCTCGCCGCCGTACGACAACGCCGACATCACGTCGCTCATCGCGACCCGCGTCATCTGCGACACGCTCGGCTGCCTGGTGCGCGCCGGCCACCTGCCCCGCCGCAACTCCTGA
- a CDS encoding ABC transporter substrate-binding protein produces MNRRSLHRLAAVTAVAALVLPATACGGSDDPAPGAPATVVLGFSAWPGWFPWQVAQEQGLFAKNGVTVELKYFDSYTDSLTALATGNLSANSQTLGDTLTSISGGAQQTIVLVNDNSTGNDQIIAKPGINTVADLKGKRVAVEQGTVDHYLLLLALKTAGLTEADIALKPMLTDAGAAAFTTGEVDAVGAFAPFTTTALGLAGSKAIATSADFPGAIPDHLVFTAAFVKDHPTEVQAVVKTWFDTLAWIKANPDAAIDIMAKKAGVSAADYKSYDAGTTIFTREQNLAAFTPGSTPANLDFQAKSIAEFMVSAKLVDSAPPLDGLLEPKFVQAVSP; encoded by the coding sequence ATGAACCGACGTTCCCTCCACCGCCTCGCGGCCGTCACCGCCGTCGCCGCGCTGGTCCTGCCCGCCACGGCCTGCGGCGGCTCGGACGATCCCGCGCCGGGCGCGCCCGCCACCGTCGTGCTCGGCTTCAGCGCCTGGCCCGGCTGGTTCCCCTGGCAGGTCGCGCAGGAGCAGGGCCTGTTCGCCAAGAACGGCGTCACCGTCGAGCTGAAGTACTTCGACAGCTATACCGACAGCCTCACCGCGCTGGCCACCGGCAACCTCAGCGCCAACAGCCAGACGCTGGGCGACACGCTGACCTCGATCAGCGGCGGCGCGCAGCAGACCATCGTGCTGGTCAACGACAACTCCACCGGCAACGACCAGATCATCGCCAAGCCCGGCATCAACACCGTCGCCGATCTCAAGGGCAAGCGGGTCGCCGTCGAGCAGGGCACCGTCGACCACTACCTGCTGCTGCTGGCGCTCAAGACGGCCGGACTGACCGAGGCCGACATCGCGCTCAAGCCGATGCTGACCGACGCCGGCGCCGCCGCGTTCACCACCGGCGAGGTCGACGCGGTGGGCGCGTTCGCCCCGTTCACCACCACCGCGCTCGGGCTGGCCGGCAGCAAGGCCATCGCCACCAGCGCCGACTTCCCCGGCGCGATCCCCGACCACCTGGTCTTCACGGCCGCGTTCGTCAAGGACCACCCGACCGAGGTGCAGGCCGTGGTCAAGACCTGGTTCGACACCCTGGCCTGGATCAAGGCCAACCCGGACGCCGCGATCGACATCATGGCGAAGAAGGCCGGGGTCAGCGCCGCCGACTACAAGTCGTACGACGCCGGCACGACGATCTTCACCCGGGAGCAGAACCTGGCCGCGTTCACGCCCGGCTCCACCCCCGCGAACCTCGACTTCCAGGCGAAGTCGATCGCCGAGTTCATGGTCTCGGCCAAGCTCGTCGATTCCGCACCGCCGCTGGACGGCCTGCTCGAACCCAAGTTCGTCCAGGCGGTGTCGCCATGA
- a CDS encoding ABC transporter permease yields MSLLTEGGPEPAGSPGQADTADVPVAHGATGRPAADDSLTPALVPGSSVPGSSVPGSSVPGVLVAGDAASPERGPAGAPEDLTGSSGPADGAVGPEHAGPGAGAAAFAPLPRRRPPRRVPRVFAIRAPIPRPSRLALTALSVLVPLALWQVLSVAIDGRPDYLPSPAQAWAAGLDLARDGLLLGDTLASIRRVLLGFGLAVAVSVPLGIAMGAFQAGRAAFEPVIGLLRYLPASAFIPLLALWLGIDEMSKVALLFLGTVFFNTLMTADAVRRIPDALVDVSYTLGARRSEVLRKVVIPHSLPGILDAIRVNAAAAWNFVVVAELFAAEEGLGYRIVRSQRFNQIDRIFAVLVVIALIGLTIDIALRLLRDRVGRWTS; encoded by the coding sequence ATGAGCCTGCTCACCGAAGGGGGCCCGGAACCGGCCGGCAGCCCAGGGCAGGCGGACACGGCAGACGTGCCGGTGGCCCACGGTGCCACCGGCCGTCCCGCAGCGGACGACTCCTTGACGCCCGCCTTGGTGCCCGGCTCCTCGGTGCCCGGCTCCTCGGTGCCCGGCTCCTCGGTGCCCGGCGTCCTCGTCGCCGGCGACGCCGCGTCGCCGGAGCGCGGCCCGGCCGGGGCACCCGAAGACCTGACCGGCAGTTCCGGACCGGCCGACGGCGCGGTCGGTCCGGAGCACGCCGGTCCGGGAGCCGGGGCGGCGGCGTTCGCGCCGCTGCCCCGGCGGCGGCCGCCGCGCCGCGTGCCGCGGGTCTTCGCCATCCGCGCCCCGATCCCCCGGCCGTCGCGGCTGGCGCTGACCGCGCTGTCGGTGCTCGTGCCACTCGCCTTGTGGCAGGTGCTCAGCGTGGCCATCGACGGCCGTCCCGACTACCTGCCGTCCCCCGCGCAGGCCTGGGCGGCCGGGCTCGACCTGGCCCGCGACGGGCTGCTGCTCGGCGACACCCTCGCCAGCATCCGGCGGGTGCTGCTCGGCTTCGGGCTGGCCGTGGCGGTCTCGGTGCCGCTCGGCATCGCGATGGGCGCGTTCCAGGCCGGGCGGGCCGCCTTCGAGCCGGTCATCGGCCTGCTGCGCTACCTGCCGGCGAGCGCGTTCATCCCGCTGCTGGCCCTGTGGCTGGGCATCGACGAGATGTCGAAGGTGGCGCTGCTGTTCCTCGGCACCGTCTTCTTCAACACCCTGATGACCGCCGACGCGGTACGCCGGATACCCGACGCGCTCGTGGACGTGTCGTACACCCTCGGCGCGCGCCGCAGCGAGGTGCTGCGCAAGGTCGTCATCCCGCACTCGCTGCCCGGCATCCTCGACGCGATCCGGGTGAACGCGGCCGCGGCCTGGAACTTCGTGGTCGTCGCCGAACTGTTCGCGGCCGAGGAGGGCCTCGGCTACCGCATCGTGCGGTCGCAGCGCTTCAACCAGATCGACCGCATCTTCGCGGTCCTCGTGGTCATCGCGCTGATCGGCCTCACCATCGACATCGCGCTGCGCCTGCTGCGCGACCGGGTCGGCAGGTGGACCTCATGA
- a CDS encoding ABC transporter ATP-binding protein: MTGTLRLRAVGKDFTRGREQVRALEDIDLEVARGSFVCVVGASGSGKSTLLALIAGLSRPTTGEVLLDGIPVTGPGPDRGLVFQTGAVYPWRTVARNVAFGLELLPLSRGERAARVDHYLAATGLTKLRHALPRQLSGGQRQRVAIARALACEPEVLLLDEPFGALDVQTKEDMQLFIRRLWQECGTTVIMVTHDVEEAVFLGERVITLASNPGRVAADVTVPLPGERDLTVKRDAAFLGVRAQIEDLVRLYHHDQAG, encoded by the coding sequence ATGACCGGAACGCTGCGCCTTCGGGCCGTCGGCAAGGACTTCACCCGCGGCCGGGAGCAGGTGCGCGCGCTGGAGGACATCGACCTGGAGGTCGCCCGGGGCTCGTTCGTGTGCGTGGTCGGCGCGTCCGGCTCCGGCAAGTCGACCCTGCTCGCGCTGATCGCGGGCCTGTCCCGGCCCACCACGGGCGAGGTGCTGCTCGACGGGATTCCCGTCACCGGGCCCGGACCCGATCGCGGTCTGGTCTTCCAGACCGGCGCCGTCTACCCCTGGCGCACCGTGGCCCGCAACGTCGCGTTCGGACTGGAACTGCTTCCCCTCAGCCGCGGCGAACGCGCCGCCCGCGTCGACCACTACCTCGCCGCGACCGGCCTGACCAAGCTGCGCCACGCGCTGCCCCGGCAGTTGTCCGGCGGCCAGCGCCAGCGCGTCGCCATCGCCCGCGCGCTGGCCTGCGAACCCGAGGTGCTGCTGCTCGACGAGCCGTTCGGCGCGCTCGACGTGCAGACCAAGGAGGACATGCAACTGTTCATCCGCCGCCTGTGGCAGGAGTGCGGCACCACCGTCATCATGGTCACCCACGATGTGGAGGAGGCCGTCTTCCTCGGCGAACGCGTCATCACCCTGGCCAGCAACCCCGGCCGCGTCGCCGCCGACGTGACCGTGCCACTGCCCGGCGAACGCGACCTCACCGTCAAGCGCGACGCCGCCTTCCTGGGCGTACGCGCGCAGATCGAGGACCTGGTCCGGCTCTACCACCACGACCAGGCCGGCTGA
- a CDS encoding NUDIX hydrolase, whose translation MIEQLTPGGRPAFVVNVEVHLHRDGRWLLIKRSEQEAHAAGLLSGVGGKVDLPAGPVVPDVLEQTARREVAEEINVDLTGVPLTYVESSLFTADDGDLVVNVVFAAALPADAEPFPASPDEVAEILHLTFAEADADPHLPPWIRRSLRLAVAATTAP comes from the coding sequence ATGATCGAACAGCTCACCCCCGGCGGGCGGCCCGCGTTCGTCGTCAACGTCGAGGTCCACCTGCATCGCGACGGCCGCTGGCTGCTCATCAAGCGCAGCGAGCAGGAGGCGCACGCCGCAGGCCTGCTGTCCGGCGTGGGCGGCAAGGTCGACCTGCCGGCCGGGCCCGTCGTGCCCGACGTCCTGGAGCAGACCGCGCGGCGCGAGGTGGCCGAGGAGATCAACGTCGACCTCACCGGCGTCCCGCTGACGTACGTGGAGAGCAGCCTGTTCACCGCCGACGACGGCGACCTGGTGGTCAACGTGGTCTTCGCCGCCGCACTCCCGGCCGACGCCGAGCCCTTCCCCGCGTCACCGGACGAGGTCGCCGAAATTCTCCATCTGACCTTCGCCGAGGCCGACGCCGACCCGCACCTGCCGCCGTGGATCCGCCGCAGCCTGCGCCTGGCCGTGGCCGCTACCACTGCTCCCTGA
- a CDS encoding nickel/cobalt transporter, translating to MNRKLIRRTLPVTALVGAALALLPAPASAHPLGNLSINQSVALTVRPDRVDATTILDVAELPTLQRRSLVDTSGDGVADASELRGHAAATCDAFARDLAVRIDDRPLGWAVDTTSMTLEPGSAGLPTSRITCTLSAPARLDRAATLTVHNGHLADHVGWREITAVGIGVDLPGTPVPSRSTTNQLRNYPIDLLGSPLDVRDARLSARPATAAASAGEPTDGIAPGTTPDLGAPARPDDPAPLRWAAWAQQQVLDTVGADRLTPLVGLLAVLLALVLGAGHALLPGHGKTVMAVYLAGRAGRPRDAVTVGATVTATHTGGVIALGLLLTAVSGLTGQTVLGWLGLASGTIVITVGLAMLLTNLRRRPTRATSDQGPDGQDQRMPGSHASGSHASGSHSHGPHTHDSHSHGPHAQGSHGHRHGLFGRPHSHDGDHRHEHSVRGRLGLGAIGVATGLVPSPSALVVLLGAIALGRTGFGILLVFAYGLGMAGTLTAAGLLLLKVRDRWAGRFDRFRRLRLAGPYAASAMVLLVGVGLAARAATLVV from the coding sequence ATGAACCGCAAGCTGATCAGAAGGACGCTGCCGGTGACGGCGCTGGTGGGCGCCGCGCTCGCGCTGCTGCCCGCCCCCGCCTCGGCGCACCCGCTCGGCAACCTCTCCATCAACCAGTCGGTCGCGCTGACCGTGCGACCCGACCGCGTCGACGCCACCACGATCCTCGACGTCGCGGAACTGCCCACGCTGCAACGGCGGAGCCTCGTCGACACCTCCGGAGACGGCGTCGCCGACGCGTCCGAGCTGCGCGGACACGCTGCGGCCACGTGCGACGCCTTCGCCCGGGACCTGGCGGTACGCATCGACGACCGCCCCCTGGGCTGGGCCGTCGACACGACCTCGATGACGCTCGAACCAGGCTCGGCAGGCTTGCCGACCAGCCGGATCACCTGCACCCTGAGCGCCCCGGCCCGGCTGGACCGCGCCGCGACGCTCACCGTCCACAACGGCCACCTAGCCGACCACGTCGGCTGGCGTGAGATCACCGCCGTCGGCATCGGCGTCGACCTGCCCGGCACACCCGTCCCGTCGCGCAGCACCACGAACCAGCTGCGCAACTACCCCATCGACCTGCTCGGCTCCCCGCTGGACGTGCGCGACGCCCGCCTGTCCGCCCGTCCGGCCACCGCTGCCGCGTCAGCGGGCGAGCCGACGGACGGCATCGCGCCCGGCACCACACCTGACCTGGGCGCACCTGCACGACCTGACGACCCCGCACCGCTGCGCTGGGCCGCCTGGGCGCAGCAGCAGGTCCTCGACACCGTCGGCGCCGACCGGCTTACCCCGCTGGTCGGGCTGCTCGCCGTCCTGCTCGCCCTGGTGCTCGGCGCAGGCCACGCGCTGCTCCCGGGACACGGCAAGACCGTGATGGCGGTATACCTGGCCGGCCGCGCGGGCCGTCCCCGCGACGCGGTGACCGTCGGCGCGACCGTCACCGCCACCCACACCGGCGGCGTGATCGCCCTCGGTCTGCTGCTCACCGCGGTCTCCGGGCTGACCGGCCAGACCGTCCTCGGCTGGCTCGGCCTGGCCAGCGGCACCATCGTGATCACCGTGGGCCTCGCCATGCTGCTGACCAACCTGCGCCGCCGCCCGACCCGTGCCACGTCCGATCAGGGCCCCGACGGCCAGGACCAACGAATGCCCGGCTCGCACGCGTCCGGCTCGCACGCGTCCGGCTCGCACTCGCACGGCCCGCACACGCATGACTCGCACTCGCACGGCCCGCACGCGCAGGGCTCGCATGGGCATCGGCATGGTCTGTTCGGCCGCCCCCATTCCCACGACGGCGACCACAGACATGAGCACTCGGTGCGCGGGCGGCTCGGGCTCGGGGCGATCGGTGTGGCGACCGGACTGGTGCCGAGTCCGTCCGCGCTGGTCGTGCTGCTGGGGGCCATCGCGCTGGGCCGGACCGGTTTCGGGATCCTGCTGGTGTTCGCCTACGGCCTGGGCATGGCGGGCACGCTCACCGCGGCCGGGCTGCTGCTGCTCAAGGTCCGCGACCGCTGGGCGGGCCGGTTCGACCGATTCCGCCGGCTGCGCCTGGCCGGACCGTACGCCGCGAGCGCGATGGTGCTGCTCGTCGGCGTCGGACTGGCCGCCCGCGCCGCGACGCTGGTGGTCTGA
- a CDS encoding tetratricopeptide repeat protein: MWRRSMWRRSIAVGVTAVVLFGLGGAFGAAPGAWQAEPAYAQGDPLVRSIEQAQTRLRDVPGDWTTWAALGGAYVERARITGDPGYYTRAEGALRESLRLHPAGPAADGTATGADTGSGNHGALTGLGALANARHDFAQAERLARQAIAVNPFSADAYGVLTDALTQLGRPAEATDAAQRMLDLRPGLPALSRAAYDLEQHGRVDEARTLWTQALATAIAPADLAFVHHQLGDLAWHGGDLDAAHAAYRAGLAADAGYLPLRHGLARVDAASGRTPEALAGYAALTAASPTPSLLVEHALLLRSLGRAAEAEAQLTLAQAALDLLATGGGGDDLAAAELALAHGDHATAVRLATAEWRRRKHTDVADTLAWALHQAGRSAEALPLAKAATALGARSALHAYHLGMIELALGDRIAARRDLARALDLNPHFSPVDAPAAARALASAGAR; the protein is encoded by the coding sequence ATGTGGCGACGGAGCATGTGGCGACGCAGCATCGCGGTGGGCGTCACCGCCGTGGTGCTGTTCGGCCTCGGGGGCGCGTTCGGCGCCGCACCCGGGGCGTGGCAGGCCGAACCCGCGTACGCGCAGGGCGATCCGCTGGTCAGGTCGATCGAGCAGGCCCAGACGCGGCTGCGGGACGTGCCCGGCGACTGGACCACCTGGGCGGCGCTGGGCGGCGCGTACGTCGAGCGGGCCCGGATCACCGGGGATCCCGGCTACTACACCCGGGCCGAGGGCGCGCTGCGCGAGTCGCTGCGCCTGCACCCGGCAGGCCCGGCCGCCGACGGCACCGCGACCGGCGCCGACACCGGCTCGGGCAACCACGGCGCGCTGACCGGGCTGGGCGCACTGGCCAACGCGCGGCACGACTTCGCGCAGGCCGAGCGGCTGGCCCGGCAGGCGATCGCGGTCAACCCGTTCAGCGCCGACGCGTACGGCGTGCTGACCGACGCGCTGACCCAGCTCGGCCGACCCGCTGAGGCGACCGACGCCGCGCAGCGCATGCTCGACCTGCGGCCGGGACTGCCCGCGCTGTCCCGGGCCGCGTACGACCTCGAACAGCACGGCCGGGTCGACGAGGCCCGCACGCTGTGGACCCAGGCGCTCGCCACCGCGATCGCACCCGCCGACCTCGCCTTCGTGCACCACCAGCTCGGCGACCTGGCCTGGCACGGCGGCGACCTCGACGCGGCCCACGCCGCCTACCGGGCCGGGCTGGCCGCGGACGCCGGCTACCTGCCGCTGCGCCACGGGCTCGCCCGCGTCGACGCGGCGAGCGGCCGCACCCCCGAGGCGCTGGCCGGGTACGCCGCACTGACCGCCGCCTCGCCGACACCATCGCTGCTGGTCGAGCACGCGCTGCTGCTGCGCTCGCTCGGCCGCGCCGCCGAAGCCGAGGCGCAACTGACGTTGGCACAGGCCGCGCTCGACCTGCTGGCGACCGGGGGAGGCGGGGACGATCTCGCCGCCGCCGAACTGGCCCTGGCCCACGGCGACCACGCCACCGCGGTGCGGCTGGCCACGGCCGAGTGGCGGCGGCGCAAGCACACCGATGTCGCGGACACCCTCGCCTGGGCGCTGCACCAGGCCGGGCGTTCCGCCGAGGCGCTGCCCCTGGCGAAGGCCGCGACGGCGCTCGGCGCGCGCAGCGCGCTTCACGCGTACCACCTGGGAATGATCGAACTGGCCCTCGGCGACCGGATCGCGGCCCGGCGCGATCTAGCGCGGGCCCTGGACCTCAACCCTCACTTCTCCCCGGTCGACGCGCCCGCCGCGGCGCGCGCCCTGGCCTCGGCAGGTGCCCGATGA
- a CDS encoding DUF4331 domain-containing protein encodes MKITLRPRGRRGIPVAVALAACIAVSGGLYALGPGAAGASSHREAPLIAQDPAVDATDLYAFVSPDRPGYVTFVANWVPFQEPNGGPNFYPFATDAQYMINVDSDGDARPDARFRWTFKNVDKRGNSTFLLNNGPVTSLDDENLLFKQTYTLESSFNGEAFRTRATNVAVAPSRVGPASMPDYNALREQATVKLPGGWRIFAGQADDPFFLDLRVFDLLYGGDLSETGQDTLAGYNVNTIALEVPFKDVALRGDGARNPVIGVWTTTERPRVRITGRTGDPRGGDRVQVSRLGNPLVNEVVVPAGLKDAFNASRPDGDANIPQLVKRVTEPEVPKLIEAIYNIPAPATPRNDLVEIFLTGITTKADGPIKADLNSQLNNADVNPAKFRPSEMLRLNLSVPVTADPNRLGVIGGDLQGFPNGRRLADDVVDIELQALVGAAQTGKIVDALAAGDAVDANENAFGDTFPYVALPNATAVNAAGAAAAGPAAPASADPSPAAASSATEEGMSPGETMTVVGSSVAGGLGLLFFVGWWMRRRTRTTDHTHSPDEPAHTH; translated from the coding sequence ATGAAAATCACCCTGCGCCCCCGGGGCCGCCGCGGCATCCCGGTCGCGGTCGCCCTGGCGGCCTGCATCGCCGTCTCCGGCGGGCTGTACGCGCTCGGGCCCGGTGCGGCCGGCGCGTCCAGCCACCGCGAGGCGCCCCTGATCGCGCAAGACCCCGCCGTGGACGCGACGGACCTGTACGCGTTCGTCAGCCCGGACCGCCCCGGCTACGTCACGTTCGTGGCGAACTGGGTGCCGTTCCAGGAGCCCAACGGCGGCCCCAACTTCTACCCGTTCGCCACCGACGCGCAGTACATGATCAATGTGGACAGCGACGGGGACGCGCGGCCCGACGCCCGCTTCCGGTGGACGTTCAAGAACGTCGACAAGCGCGGCAACTCGACCTTCCTGCTCAACAACGGGCCGGTGACCTCGCTCGACGACGAGAACCTGCTGTTCAAGCAGACGTACACGCTGGAGTCCTCGTTCAACGGCGAGGCCTTCCGCACCCGCGCCACCAACGTGGCGGTCGCGCCGTCGCGGGTGGGTCCGGCGTCCATGCCGGACTACAACGCGCTGCGCGAGCAGGCCACCGTCAAGCTGCCCGGCGGCTGGCGCATCTTCGCCGGGCAGGCCGACGACCCGTTCTTCCTGGACCTGCGGGTGTTCGACCTGCTCTACGGCGGCGACCTCAGCGAGACCGGGCAGGACACGCTCGCCGGGTACAACGTCAACACCATCGCGCTGGAGGTGCCGTTCAAGGACGTCGCCCTGCGCGGCGACGGCGCGCGCAACCCCGTGATCGGCGTGTGGACCACCACCGAGCGGCCCCGGGTGCGCATCACCGGACGCACCGGCGACCCGCGCGGCGGTGACCGGGTGCAGGTCTCGCGGCTGGGCAACCCGCTGGTCAACGAGGTCGTCGTGCCCGCCGGGCTCAAGGACGCGTTCAACGCCTCCCGGCCCGACGGCGACGCGAACATCCCGCAGCTGGTCAAGCGGGTCACCGAACCCGAGGTGCCTAAGCTGATCGAGGCGATCTACAACATCCCCGCGCCGGCCACCCCGCGCAACGACCTGGTCGAGATCTTCCTGACCGGGATCACCACCAAGGCCGACGGCCCGATCAAGGCTGACCTCAACTCGCAGCTCAACAACGCCGACGTGAACCCGGCGAAGTTCCGCCCGTCGGAGATGCTGCGGCTGAACCTGTCCGTGCCGGTCACCGCCGACCCGAACCGCCTCGGCGTCATCGGCGGCGACCTGCAGGGCTTCCCGAACGGGCGGCGGTTGGCCGACGACGTCGTCGACATCGAGCTGCAGGCCCTGGTCGGCGCGGCGCAGACTGGCAAGATCGTGGACGCGCTGGCCGCCGGGGACGCGGTCGACGCCAACGAGAACGCCTTCGGCGACACCTTCCCGTACGTCGCCCTGCCCAACGCGACCGCGGTCAACGCGGCCGGCGCGGCAGCCGCGGGCCCGGCCGCCCCGGCCTCGGCCGACCCGTCCCCGGCGGCCGCGTCCTCCGCCACCGAAGAGGGCATGTCCCCCGGCGAGACCATGACGGTGGTCGGCTCGTCCGTCGCCGGCGGCCTGGGCCTGCTGTTCTTCGTCGGCTGGTGGATGCGCCGCCGCACCCGCACCACCGACCATACCCACAGCCCCGACGAACCCGCGCACACCCACTGA
- a CDS encoding efflux RND transporter periplasmic adaptor subunit, giving the protein MTRTFTTRHAVIGLTAVAMPLTLTAAAVKEPIDPSIQIDDVRRVSVSEVIDVPAQVNARNAATLRAAARGVLVDLAVEPGQLVEAGDVLGVIDSPIAQQRLARAQAAADTVKVIHKITPASLDDLICDIQEQGNNQYDAAKDRARLIPVPTLRDKVLDQIDEEQDQFNDTIDDLNDYTDDVDKNLSKIYKILVGLNGVLRLLTQSALDAAQNTVDALTLRAPIAGTVQLGGSESNAVISELLADRLPQGPLASLLPGLTGIDIGTGGAGDAGVDATPQEGDPVTAGKAIVTIVDASVLTVVGQLDETDVLQVRQGDEAEVSLEATPGTTYTATVLSIDTLPTSAARGGVSYRTTFSLEGPLDPAPLPGMTGIAHLPLGGTTTSLSVPLKAVLQEAGQHFVWLVRAGRAVKQLVKAGKAGPDRQEILEGLEDGDRLVVSGLEKIVDGMTVE; this is encoded by the coding sequence GTGACACGTACCTTCACCACGCGCCATGCGGTCATCGGGCTCACCGCGGTCGCGATGCCGCTGACCCTCACCGCGGCGGCGGTGAAGGAGCCGATCGATCCGTCGATCCAGATCGACGACGTCCGACGGGTCAGCGTGTCCGAGGTCATCGACGTGCCGGCGCAGGTCAACGCCCGCAACGCGGCCACCCTGCGCGCCGCCGCGCGGGGCGTGCTGGTCGATCTCGCGGTGGAACCCGGGCAGCTGGTGGAGGCCGGCGACGTGCTGGGCGTGATCGACTCTCCGATCGCGCAGCAGCGCCTGGCCCGCGCCCAGGCCGCCGCGGACACCGTGAAGGTGATCCACAAGATCACCCCGGCCAGCCTGGACGACCTGATCTGCGACATTCAGGAGCAGGGCAACAACCAGTACGACGCCGCGAAGGACCGCGCCCGGCTGATCCCCGTCCCCACCCTGCGGGACAAGGTGCTCGACCAGATCGACGAAGAGCAGGACCAGTTCAACGACACCATCGACGACCTGAACGACTACACCGACGACGTCGACAAGAACCTCAGCAAGATCTACAAGATCCTGGTCGGGCTCAACGGCGTGCTCCGCCTGCTCACCCAGTCGGCGCTGGACGCGGCGCAGAACACCGTGGACGCGCTCACCCTGCGCGCCCCCATCGCGGGAACGGTGCAGCTCGGCGGCTCCGAGAGCAACGCCGTCATCAGTGAGCTGCTCGCGGACCGCCTGCCGCAGGGCCCGCTGGCCTCGCTGCTGCCCGGGCTGACCGGCATCGACATCGGCACCGGCGGCGCCGGCGACGCGGGCGTGGACGCCACACCCCAGGAGGGCGACCCGGTCACCGCCGGCAAGGCGATCGTGACCATCGTGGACGCCAGTGTGCTGACCGTCGTCGGCCAGCTCGACGAGACCGATGTGCTGCAGGTCAGGCAGGGCGACGAGGCCGAGGTGTCGCTCGAGGCGACGCCGGGCACCACGTACACCGCGACGGTCCTGTCGATCGACACGCTGCCCACCTCGGCCGCCCGGGGCGGCGTCTCCTACCGCACCACGTTCAGCCTGGAGGGCCCGCTCGACCCGGCGCCGCTGCCCGGCATGACCGGCATCGCGCACCTGCCGCTCGGCGGGACGACCACCTCGCTGTCGGTGCCACTCAAGGCGGTCCTCCAGGAGGCCGGACAGCACTTCGTCTGGCTGGTCCGCGCCGGCAGGGCGGTCAAGCAGCTGGTCAAGGCGGGCAAGGCCGGACCGGACCGGCAGGAGATCCTGGAGGGCCTGGAGGACGGCGACCGCCTCGTCGTCAGCGGCCTGGAGAAGATCGTCGACGGGATGACCGTCGAGTGA